The region acatgtcaatgtcccctctaaaatcaacaaaatgataaaaatgataaaaaaaatttaataagacaaaaatatccttataagtttaaaaaaaaaaaaaactgaaattaaaaattaaaaatatgcatGCCTGGTCTTGCTTTATACATGATCTTGAGATCTTCCTTCCTGGATGTACACTTTAAGTTAGATTGGGTTCTGGTGGGCTTTCTGGCCCCTTGTGGCCGTGTTTGGGCCGTCTTGGTAATGGCCAATGAGGTTGCATGCATGTTGGCCATACATAAGTTAATTGGGCTAGGCCTCCATTGCAGCAATTCTTCATTCCCTTGAGCTACATGTACAAGCCAATGAAAATTAAGCTGAAATAGGATTATAGGTCCCATTTCTTTTGACTACTTGTGTAGgccaatcaaaattaatttgtgCTAATCCACAAGTATCGGTCCAAATGGGATTGCAGGGCCCTATCCCAACGGTCCCCATTCCTTTAAGGCGTGGTTGAGTTAACCTAAGGAAATTTAGAGGGGGGGGGGCTTTCAGCATTGTTTTTCTTTGGAGGGTCTTGTTGTCTTTTTTAGTGTATATCACCTTGCTTTCGCTCATTCTATCTTAAATGAACTAATCTGTGGGTAACGCTAGCAATTTTGATACGACCCGATAACTCGACACGAGCACGACTTgcaattagcgggtttgggtttacTTTAAACATGTTtgagtcataaacgggtcgacccgtttatttCGATCTGGCAGGTCGTGTCACGAGTCACCTatgggtgacccgccagacatagttatgtttttatttttattttatttttttattttttgaaaggaaaaaaaaaaggaaatgggatTAGGTAGGACCGTAGGAGTTTAGGATTgaacagaagagagagagagagagagagagagagagagagagagagagagagagagagagagagagagagagagagagagagagctggaggAGTCGCgcactctaatttcttttaATGACATTaacttcttttatcttttgatgtTGAACAAACTTTAATAAGGTGGATAACGAAGAAGATAATGTTTTGACATTTGATAGTATCAGTTCCTGTGGCATACCAAGTTCATCTAGAAAATGAGCATATTTGTGGGTCATTCAAGAGTGAACAATATGGAGCAAAAATGGGAACccaatttgtatttgtaaatttataatgatgatgtagtttttttttttttgttatttgattagacaattaagcatattaagtgatttggtgctaGCTTACTAGGAGTTTAATTTCTAGAGATGAATTGCtaaaactattattatttcatttaaatgccccaaaaaaaaaattcttttaagctaaacgggtcgGGTCGAGTCGTTTTGATCCGATACGACACAttatgctaaacgggtttcaTAGGTCGTGTCGAGTGACCCGTAAAAATTACCGTGTCATGTCTGGAGCTCCGACCCATTAACATAAATGAGTCATATTttggtctaccttaaacgggtcgacccgcaGACCTGTTTTGCCAGCCCTATATATGGGTATGTGCGTACCTCCTTGAGTTTAGACGGTCCACTAGTTTGATCTTAGTGTGATGGACGAGAGATACTACGCAGGATATGTTTAGACAACCATCAATTATGTTGTGCCATACGCTTATCTAAATCGAGCTAAGTACGGGATTGTTGTCGGTGGTACCCTAGCCAGTCAAGAAAGAGAGTTCCATTGGCCGGAGCCGACTATATGAAGTGGAGTTCTAGTACGCTATTTGGATTGTGCTCAGTAAAGGGTGCCTCCGGTGGACATGGCGCATACCTTAGGTAGCCTAGAGAGGAAGTTTTGTCAACCAGAGCCGAGAAGTGGAGTGGAGTTACAATACCTTATCTAGATCATGCTAAGTAAGGGAGTGTCGTTGGTGGCCATACCGCATACCCTAGTTAGCCAAGAGAAGGAGTTACAGTACCTTATATGGATCATAAGGGAGTGTCATCGGTGGCCATGATGGGTACCTTAGTTAACCCATATAGGGAAATCTATAGGTCACAGATGAGAAGTGGGGTGGAGTGACAGTACCTTATCTAGATCATGCTAAGGGAGTGTTGCTAGTGGAGTTATCGTATCTTATTTGGATCGTGCTAAGTAAGGGAGTCCAGCGGGTGGCCACGACGTGTACCCTAGTTAGCCCAGAAAGAAATTTTCATCGATCGGAACTTGGGTGCGCACGATGGCAACTTATAAAGCCTAGTCGAACGAAGCCGAGTGCTAGGTGCGCATGGTGGCAACTTATGAAGCTCAGTTGGATGAGGCCGAATGTTGGGTGAGATGGTGGCGATTTATCAAGCCCTATTGGACAAGGCCAAATGGTGAGTGCACATGGTGGCGACTTATTAAGCCCAGTCCGGCCAGTCGAACTAGACCAAATGCTGGGTGCACATGGGGTGACTTATGAAGCTTAGTTGGGCAAGGCGGAATGATGAGTTCGCATGGTGGTAACCAGGGTTGGAGCCAAGGGGGTCGAGAAGGGGGCGGagccaaacaaataaaattccGTCTGACCACCGACTAAAAATATTCCGATATTTTTAACTTACCAGCAATgagtaaattgttttttgacatatatatttcaataacctctaaatttattttgataccacgtaaaattaattaattaaaacgtGGCAATGACAAAAGAAATGGACAGATTCCCTAGTGGTTGTACTGCTAAGAGATTGGATCCACCAAAACGTTGAAAAGGAAATGcaaatttagtttaaaaaagatgaaaagaaCGTCATTTTCTtacaaccttttttttcttggtttaacACCGACCATATCCCCAACAATTGAACTTGTACCAAACCTAAATATACTAGTTACTACTATATTACAAGTTGGGACGTCAATTTCTtaattatatcatttttttttaagaaaaatttattaatatctaGATCAATGGGAATCAAAGGTGGTTGGTCATGCATTTTTGGGGGTGTTTACTAACTCACAAAATTGGGTCAACCGTAAATAGGATGacaggtttttattttattttattgtgtttattaaatttggtaaaaaaaaattacatgttattaaaaaaaaaaaatagttcctCTCTTGTGCTGAAGTCAAACTTTCATGAGGTTATTGTTTGGCAAACAATTCCTActccctctctatttttttcaattctctcaaaaaagtcaaataaaaaacattctttttttttttcacattttatatcacaacaataattttctattattatctgaataaaaaaaattcattataaaacaaaaaattttcactttttctataaaacaatttcaaagtGATTCTtgcaacaaatatttttttaggtgtacggtaaaaagaaaagtaaatgtttattcctttttttttttttttttttggttgaatagtTTTAGGTATGTAGTCAGATCAGGAAAATATTCTTACACAATAACATTGCACAATTTATGCACAACAAAAGACATATGGGTAAGACCCATATAAGTAGGacgagaaatgatccctacactcatttcttacaacaaccccacaacaagctgacgtggctggtaatattttattattttttgttttgttttcatttctttttgtaaaaaaatgataaaatattaccagccacgtcagcttgttgtggggctgttgtgagaaatgagtgtatggatcatttctcaagtAGGACCCACCACATGGGTCTCACCTCACGTGTCTTGTGTTGTCCACAAGTTGTGCAATgttgttgtgcaccaatcacttcTCAGTCAGATTTatgtattgatttatttttaattttattattaaataaaaaaaaatccatgtaaGTATAATTGTAGTTACTAGAAATGAATAGAACAACAATGATTAGTTTTGTTAAATTTAGCAAATATGAAAACTCATGAAGGAGAGagataacaaaataaattgtgaATTACATTTgtatattttaaacaataaattGCAACTTTAATTATCTGAATAGTTTTATATCATCTCCCTTTACAAAATTAAGTCTTGATGTAACATCCGGTAATGAACTTCAGAAAGTTCGGTGGATGCATGTGAGCctgttttattaattaatttagaacCTCCATCGGAAAACTTGAAGAAAACGTGGATGTGAtcgagcatatatatatatgtcaatctCAAATATAAAACGTGACTTacaaggaatatatatatatatatatatatatatatataaaacattagAACGTGAAGCGAACGAGTAGCGATTGACCTTGGCAAGGGGGTAATATTGACCTTATCGATGACTAATTCACGAAAAAAGCGCGTGCCAAACAAATTATAAATATGGCTCAAACCCCTCCAAAAAAGCCATATTGTTCCAACAATATTAATCTATCTTGCACCCACCTGTGATTCAAACCTCTGGCTTGCAAGTCGATCTCCATCCTGATTGAGATTCTCTTCTCTTACGAACTCAGATTAGTTTTGTTATAACAGCTAGCGCAGCGCTACAGAAATTCTTGCAGAGAGACCAAGAGCTAGAGCAGGTTATGTCGACATCAAGACCAATTCTTCCCTTCAATGGCCTTCCTACTGGCTCTTCTCGCAGGTACCGAGCTTCAGCTCGTAATCCTAACCATCTTCTGGTTATCTCAAAAGGCAAGATCGGCAGCCATTTTCTGGGAAACGGTTTGCAGTTTGTCAACACGGGCCTGACAGCGACAGAGCTAATTGTCAGCAAGACAAAGATATACAGTGTACTTCCAGGAGCTCCGCTTCCTTCTAATCCTTCTCCCGGTTCATGGTAAGACTATACATTTGATTGTGTAATATTGCTTCTAGTCCTAGCTATTATTGTTTTTTGTCTGGTATAAGTAATTAACAGAGAGTTTATGGATATATGATATCCTCGCAGGAAAGTTTGGATATTTGGAATGATAGCGACGGTAATTCTACCATTCTTGGGGAACAAATGGGGACCATTATTGAGACTGAAAAGTAAGGAATtaattgaatgattttttttttttctgtactCCTATATAtcattgtcaatatatataattaaggggGGGTTTAATCGTGTGATGCTTTGAATATTCATCATATAGGGCAAGTTGATACGGCTGCGAATACAGTAGAAGCAGTAGCAGAGATCATAGAAAAGGTGGCTGAGAAAGTGGATAAGGTTGCAGAAGACGTTGCCGATCACCTTCCGGCAGGCGGAAGACTCAGAGAAGCTGCGACTTTGATTGAACATCTAGCCGAGGAAACAGCCAAGGGTGCCCATCTGGTTGACGAAGCAATCGAGAAGGTTTTACTTTACCCAAtaccttattttattatattatatatattttatcttatTGCATAGTGCATAGGGCACCGTCTTCCATCTTATTTTATATCCTATATttcaataattattataatttgacCAAAGTTGCTGGTTAGGTTAACCATGGTTTGATTAAgaagaatattatattatatatctgTCCACGTGCTTGTTTGTTTATTCTTCCTCGAACCAATAAGAAAGGCTGCTTTCCTGGAAGCTTCCTTTTTTGCCCCCACGTTTGAAATTACGTTTCGTTATCGTAGATCAACATAAAGCTTAGGAACCAACCAAAACATTTCTTAGAAGTGACGATTTATGttgactttttctttctttcttttttctttttcttttgtgtgtgtTCTTAACCTCCCAATTTGAAGGTGCGGGTTCAATGCCCTGATTATTAAGCAGAGTAGAAAGTAAAGGAGTTTGGTTTATGTatagttttgtaattaattattcaaataCTGTTTGCAGGTTGAAGAAGTGGAGAGGCAGGTGGAGTCATTGATTGAACCATTGACTGAAGAAGCCAAACCCATGCCCAAAGAAGCAAATGAACATTTATAACTagacttgtaattttttgggcttttgacttgtaattttttggatAGATTGTAAATTTTATTGGGTGAATAATcagcttaattaattttatttttcttttgagttttgaggtTCATGAAATGGAACTTAATTCCCTTTCAATATATACATGTGACTCTTCCAATTGatgatgaaaacaaaaatataatatgaTCGTTTATGGATAAGGTAGTTCATTATGTTTGGTCATATTAAGATTTGGCAAGCACAACGGTTAGTGGAAAGACATTAATCTATTGGTGGTTTaagtattttaataaaaaattatttgcaaaaAAACGGATGTGCTAACGCTCAAAAGTTTTCGCACGTATGAATTCCTTGCACTGTTCTATAGTAAGGCTCAAGGTCCTAATTGGTTAAATACTAAGGATAAAATGTAATCTTCACTATTGTTGGAGACTAAAGAGAAAAGTGAGAATTAATCTATCTATTATATGATGTATACATTCAATCAATTTCATCAGTCACTAAGCATGAGAGATATTCATGAcagaactaaaagaaaaaaaaaatcacacttattgttttagatttttgtagaaatataaaatactagAATAAAAAAGCagaagaaagagatagagaaaaAAGTGACAAATAATTACTGGTAGTTCGGTGTTAGACACATATGTCCACTACTTTGAATAGCCTCTAGAACTACATTTTACTCTCATTAACTTgaattgtttacaatacaaagaTCCTTATTTATATGATAATAAGTtcaagtatggtaatcaaatctccATGAGGATTGTATTACAATCCCAATAAggatttgattaaaattaaccACTAAATGgagaatattttgatattgacttaatatgtaataaatgaaaagaatattatatattatatttttcatatactCTAACATCACTCCTCAAACACAATGTGAAAGATTCTCtaagcttgagtttgaaaatagaaacaagggatttgttttttgtttttttgtttttaaacaaCGATGGCTGCGGCTGAAGCCTAGAACGGGTCGTAGACGGTAGTTGATAAATAGAGCTAATGGTGAAGATTGATGGTAGACGCTACCGGAGGAGATAGAGGCTGACAAGCAGGAGGGCTAGCGACGTCGGCAGGTGGTTGGGAAATGAGCTGGAATGCAGGGCCAACATGGGCCTATAACCAAAAGATTGGCCGACTTAGTCCAAAATCAAAAGTGGCCGACTTGGGCCAAAATACCTAAAAGGGCCGACAATAGGCCAAAAACTGAAAAGGGGCTGACAATGAGCCATAAAACCAAAAGGGGGCCGACTATAGACCAAAGTACCGACAACGGGCCAAATACAAAAAAGGGGGCCGACATGGACTTGAAACATCAAAAGCAATGTGCTCACTTGGGCGGTTATCAGGACGGCACATTGTACCCAACTCGCTCATGGCACACGTGATGTGTTCCGCTTGGAccgctcttcttcttcttcttctttttggctACACGGGTGAAATCAGGTTGAAACAATCTGAGAATGCTCTAAAACCGAGATGAACTAGACAAAAAGGTTATGAAACCGGATTGAATTGTCGAAATTGGGTGGAAAATGCACTAAACCAGATTGAACCGACAGAGAAAAGGTCTTGAACTGGATTTAAAATGGTTTGAAACACACTAGAAATGGATGAATTGGATTGAAAATCATCTAAACTGGTTTGGATACCACTGAACCGGTCAAAAAACATATTGAACCGACCCTGAATGTACTAAACCGGATTGAAACTAATCGAGAAGTGTCTGAAACAATATGAATTGGGCTACAAACTGCTTGAACCGTGCTGAATCAGTATGAACCCACTGATAATGATCCGAAAACGGTCTAAACTGGTCAATAAACCCCTAGAACTGGCTGGAACCTGGATGAAACCAGTGAACCGGTCTGAAAAGGAATGAAACTGATTTTGAACCAATTTGAAAATGAGTCGAGTTGACCCAAAACCCGCTGATGTGAGTCACGGATCGGGTTGACCAGATCCATATAGCCCGCGTGACATGCGCAAGACAAGTGATGTAGGAGGTGCACATGGCACATGCACATTCTAAGGAGTGCGTGAATAGAGTGTGATGCACATGGACACCCTCTAGAGGTGTGTAAGAACACGTGGATGACACTTGGATGATACATGGAGGCGCGTGAAGCTCGTGGCTTGTTGGACATATCCTTCTTGGGGCACGTGAATGAGCGATTTTGGTTGATTTCGACGAGGTTGTGTAGATCGGCTTCCAAGCTTCATGTTCATGTGCAAAACATTGTGACAAAGGGCTTGAAAGGCTAAGATCTGAGGAGGATAGTGGATGAACGACTATGAAGGATACAGACAGAAACTTCGGAGGAGTCACCACTGTGTGGAAAACtgaaaaaatcaaaggaaaaattGTAGTCCAAAAGAAAATGGCTCTGGTACCATGTTGAGATTTGTGAAtctaaaatacaagaataaaagcagaagcaagagagagaaaagagagacaaATAATTACGGGTGGTTCAGTGTCAGACACCTACGTCCATCACtttgaaaaagcaaaagcaagaGAGCATCTAAaggcacatatttttttaaggataaatattTTCTCCAAATTGGGTTGGAGGAAGTTCCTTCAAcctaatttaagaaaaaaagacataagtctatttttttaatagcatgtgagatacacatgctttttttaataaaattcattcCAACTTTATCACTAcgtattattaaaaaatcatgtaCTTTAAACATGTtcaaaggacacatgtcatttttataagtTAGGTTGGAGAAAGTTCTTCCAACCCTATTTGGTGGAAAACTCTGTCCTTTTTTTAATAGCtcatatgcttttttaaaaGCGTTATTAAGAAAGCgtgtatttctcacatgcttaaaggtCACTTTTAGAAGTTTAATCCCATAAATGCTCTCGCCTAGGGTTTGTATCTAAAccttaggtattggtttgtagAGAATTCTAAAGCCAAATCCAACTCCGAAAACATGATTCTCAGTATTAGATCTTCATTTTCATCGATTGGTTTGAAGTAAATCCACAAACCCTAGCTTTTTTTGTAGATTGAGTTAATTTTTGGGGTTTATGCTTAATATATCAAAGTTATTTAGGGATTTTGTGTTTAGAGGATTTCTAAACCACATTCAAGTTATGGGTAAGGGTTTCGTGTTGTGAAACTTTAATTTGAAGTTGGTTGAAAATAAAggtaaaacccaaaccctaaatttactataaatgtcataaattaggagttttttcttttcttttctaaaactAGGATTtgtttatgggttagtgttattagttAATAGTgtgtcaaatggaaccctaaATATTCTATGGGTTGCCATAGTAGGTTAGCACTTGAGACAATCAATAATCTATGTGGTGTTTAGATTTAGAAAGTGCTTTGGGTTGGTCTTGATGTGTAATTGCAATGTGAAATGCAATGGTTTATTTCAAGGCTTGCATTAGAAAATCCATCACAAGCTTTCCCCCAAGCGGATtaggtgagtattttactcactgagcaaagatactatatttttatttctttaaaggTTACTCACTGACTAAGGACAAGTGCCACATGATAATATGTATGTAATGCGAAAGGATATCGTAGAAGCTGTCTGGAACAAGTTCATTGAGATAAAAGAACGGAAGTAAAAAATTGATGTATAAAAAAGCATGCATGACAtagttttatattgaaaaataatatggacttctaaatttaacagtgtgtgtgaacaatgtgcaacaaaatattaaatgtgaatttaaaggagacaaatattttgttgacgaagtggaaactcaattaagagaaaaaccactccggggcagccaaacccaggatatccactattcagaagacaaagctagatacaaagcagtaacactcacatacccatgatgcagtagtcgtaccttgctctctaacgtgtaacccaacacgaacgcttcccaaccaggtctcctacttgaaggggtcttcaataaaatcctttaccttagggccaacccctaagatagacttcacagctgatcaaatcacacacttggcaaggctttagaggaaatatcacgtctctaagctgtagagaattcaccaccgaattctgtattgaaagcatgcctcaagcctcttatttatagacttaggaaacccaaaattgactcaaaaacagagtctgaaacacgcgcgtccggacgggagccagggccgtccgaacgggccaagtttttcttgtccggaaagtaattctggaattttctgcagggctgTCCGGACGAGTAAATCTTTCTGTCTGGACAGAGGCCTTCTGGACGCTTTTGGTGGCCGTCCAGATGCTCAAATTACagaattttttctaagctttccaaagacgccaatttcgtcccaatccgatatttgagtaacaagttatgaccaaaataccggaaggtGTCTGGACGActtgaccaagcgtccggacggtcaactgcaaccgcctctccaagatagcactgaaagcttccataacaaggccgcgtccggacggtgttgccctagcgtccagatggttacacttcggctgcacgaaattaccataataagcttggagcgtccgaacggttgaactggtgcacacaatttccatatatgaagcttgatcgtccggaccatgaaggctgacgtccggacggttgaacttggtatgcatgttcttgccttatagaggacatcgtcctaacggtagcagccgtcttcccataactgtgtcttgaggcagaaaccataattcttgtcaaacactgaatggcgtccggacggtataaccacgtcgtccggatagaTGCACTaaaacactgggattttctcgaactctgaagagcgccCGAACGATtttccattacgtccggacggatgtaatcttgaactgttcaaaacttctagacactgatgggcgtccggacgaaaagatctcgtcgtccggacggatgttgctgactaatgagcgttcgaacggaataccacgtcgtccggacggttgacagagaaccgaaataaatccttgaaaacttcacaaaatcttcTCGAAAAACATAGttaaagagtagactctggataaagcagcatccctgtgaaactagcaacattacataaaagtgattttgtccaacagaatgcagctaacacaaaaactaacaaactcccaatttagccattctgggacaaaaatcacttgaccggttaaaaatacaatcccggtctaaatcaaaaattactctccctttttgtcacaaagggac is a window of Alnus glutinosa chromosome 4, dhAlnGlut1.1, whole genome shotgun sequence DNA encoding:
- the LOC133865257 gene encoding uncharacterized protein LOC133865257 is translated as MSTSRPILPFNGLPTGSSRRYRASARNPNHLLVISKGKIGSHFLGNGLQFVNTGLTATELIVSKTKIYSVLPGAPLPSNPSPGSWKVWIFGMIATVILPFLGNKWGPLLRLKRQVDTAANTVEAVAEIIEKVAEKVDKVAEDVADHLPAGGRLREAATLIEHLAEETAKGAHLVDEAIEKVEEVERQVESLIEPLTEEAKPMPKEANEHL